Below is a window of Paremcibacter congregatus DNA.
CGACAGAGGGTGGGGCAGGGCCTGTTCGATCATTTTGACGTCATGAGCGGCAATCCGGCCCCAGCTGAAGCTTTGCTTGTTGGAATCAATGGCAACACCATTGAGTTCAATTGCCCGGTAGATGGCATCAAGGCTGAGGGGCACCGTGCCCTGTTGCCAGGCGTAGCCGAACAGGAACATGTTGGTGGCGATGCTGTCGCCCATCAGGGCCGTCGCCAGCCGGGTGGCGTCGACGGTGTTCAGGGCGTCTTCCCCGACCACGCGGCGGATGTTGCGGGTGATCAGGTCATCATGAATATCCGCATCGCGGTTGAGGGTGAACTGCGCCGTCTGGATTTTCTGGGTGTTGAGAATGACGCTGGATTTCTTTTCCTGCAGGGTGCGCAGGGATTCCGGGCTGCCGGCGACAACCATGTCGCAGCCGAGCAGCAGGTCGGCTTCGCCGGTGCCGATGCGCACCGCCTTGATATCGTCAGCATGGGGTGCAAGACGCAGGTAGCTGATCACAGACCCGCCCTTTTGCGCAAAACCGGTGAAATCAAGCACGGTGGCACCTTTGCCTTCCAGGTGGGCCGCCATGACCATGATCTGACCAATGGTGACAATACCTGTACCACCGATACCGGTGACCATGATGTCATAGCCCTGATCCATAGCCGGAAGGGTCGGCATGGGGACCTGATCCAGGAAGCTGTCGGAACTGGTTTTGGCACCCTTTTTAACGCTGCCGCCGTGGACGGTGACGAAGGACGGGCAGAAGCCATTGATGCAGCTGTAATCTTTGTTACAACTTGACTGATCAATCATGCGTTTGCGGCCAAGTTCGGTTTCCTGCGGCATGATCGACACGCAGTTGGAGGCGACCGAACAATCGCCGCAACCTTCACAGACCGCCTGGTTGATAAAGGCGCGTTTCGGCGGATCGGGAAATTGTTTTTTCTTGCGGCGGCGGCGTTTTTCAGAGGCGCAGGTCTGATCGTAAATCAGGGCGGAAACGCCTTTTACCTCGCGCAGCTTGCGCTGGACATCATCCAGTTCATCGCGGTGATGAATGGTGACGCCGGGGGCAAAATGGGTCACACCTTTGTATTTTTCCGGCTCATCCGTTACCACATAGATCGCACGCACCCCCTCATTATGCAATTGACGGCTGATCTGGTCGGGCAGCAGGGTACCTTCCAGCGGTTGCCCGCCGGTCATGGCGATGGCATCGTTGTATAGAATTTTATAGGTGATGTTGACCTTGGCCGCGACCGCCTGACGGATGGCGAGCAGGCCGGAATGATAATAGGTGCCATCACCGAGATTCTGGAAGATATGGCCTTCATGGGTGAACTGGCTCTGGCCAATCCAGTTGACGCCTTCGCCGCCCATCTGGGTCAGTTGCCCGGAATTACGGTCCATGCCATTGGCCATGAAGTGACAGCCGATACCCAGCATGGCGCGGCTGCCGTCGGGAACCTTGGTCGAGGTGTTATGGGGACAGCCGGAACAGAAGTAAGGCGTGCGGAAATCTTTATGTTCAAAGGTTTTAAGGCTGTCGATTTTTTCCACAACAGCGTTGTTCAGCTGATCGAGCGTATGATTAAGACCAATTCCCTGCAGGTACGGGGTCAGGGCGGCGAGCACGTCTTCCGGCGATATTTCGCCTACGGGGTTCAGCATCTGTGTACCGTCTTCGCGTTTTTTTCCGACGATGACCGGCCGGTTTTCGGCAGGCATATTATAGAAAAGATCGCGGATTTGCCGTTCGACGAAGCTGCGTTTTTCCTCGACCACGACAATACGGTCAAATTGGCGACAGAAGGCAGTGACGCCTTCTGGTTCGATGGGCCAGGTCAGGCCAATCTTGAAGATTGAAAGACCGGCCTTCTCTGCCGTGTCCTTGTCAATGCCCGCCTTGGCGAGGGCTTCCATCAGGTCGAGATAGGCCTTGCCGCAGGTGACAATACCGAGCGGTTTCCTGGCGCCGCCCGCCGGTTTGTCGCCGTCCCAGATCACCTGATCAAGGGGGTTGGCGCGGGCAAAGGCGTGCACGGCTTTCAGTTTGTGATCGATCAGGCGACCTTCGATTTGCGGGAAAGGATCGGGCCAGCGGTAATGCAGGGCGTTTTTGTCATATCCTTCATGAGGCGGAAAAACAAAGCTGTCGTTCACCAGATCCATATTGACCGTGGCGGCGCTTTCCACCACTTCGCTGACGGCGATAAAGCCGGACCAGCAGCCGCTGTAGCGGCTGAGGGCAAAGCCATAGAGACCAAAATTGAGGTAATCCAGAAGATTGGACGGGGCCAGCACCGGCATCATCCAGGATTCCATCAGCTGTTCGCTTTGATGGTTCATGCTGCTGGACACCGCCCCGTGGTCATCACCGGCAACGACCAATACGCCACCGTGGGGGGATGCCCCGAAGCTGTTGGCATGTTTCAGGGCGTCACTGGCCCTGTCGGCGCCGGGACCCTTGCCGTACCAGATGCCGAAAACACCATCATAATCTGCATGACCGGATGTTTCCACCTGTTGCGAGCCCAACACCGCCGTGGCGGCGAGCTCTTCGTTGATGCCGGGGGTGAAAGTAATATTGTGCTCTTTCAGCGTCGCGCCGCAGGTCCAGAGTTCCCGATCATAATTGCCAAGGGGAGAACCGCGGTAGCCGGAAATGAAACCGGCGGTGTTGAGGCCGGCCTTTTTATCGGCCTCGGCCTGCAGCAGGGGAATGCGCACCAGCGCCTGTGTCCCGGTCAGGAAAATTTGCCCGGAGGTCCGTTTATAGCGGTCATCCAGTTGGTAATCGTCAAGCGTAACAGGCTGCGCCTGCTGGGGTGCGGAGTTGGTCATCGCGTAAGCCCTATAGTATATGCCATAATTATTCTGCATTCCACCAATGCAGATGTTTTTGAAGCTGGAAACATAATACCTCTAATAATAAGGGTATGTCCTTGCGATTTTGTGTGAAATATGCCAAGAAGTGAGCAAGTTATTTTAATTTTATGTAATATATTAGAAGGATTGTTCTTTGGCGAAACTGGATAGCATAGATTTCAATATACTCAGGGAACTGCAGGAGAATGGCCGCCTGTCGAACCATGATCTGGCGAAACGGGTCGGTTTGTCGCCGTCCCCCTGCTGGCGGCGGGCCAAGCGGTTGGAGGATGAAGGCATCATTGACCATTATGCCGCGATTCTCAATGCGGAGAAGGCGGGTTTTCACCTGATCGCCTTTGCCCATGTGATGCTGGAGAAACATCAGATGGAAATGCTCGAACAGTTTGACGAGGCGATCTGCCAGCGGCCGGAAGTACTGGAATATTATTCGATGAGCGGAGATTATGATTTCCTGATGAAAGTCACCACCCGCAATATCAAGGAATATGAGGACTTCCAGACCGGTTTCCTGATGCGGCTGCCGGTGGTGCGCTCGGTCAGCACCAGTTTTGTGCTGAAACAGAAGAAACATACGACAAGACTGCCCCTGCGCCTGCTGGAAAGCCCAGAGAAATAATTGTGGGGTAATCACCAAAGAAGCCGGGACTTCTTTGGTGATATTTTAAGGCGATCAGGGGCTGGTCACGGCTTGGGTCTCATCGTTGGCGGGTTGTGAGGTGAAGCCTCCTTACCACCCACGTGGGTCGCTAAAGCCGACAGCCTATCCTGATCCTACTTGTTGGTTTTTCCCGGCAAGCTTAAGTCACCTGAGGCGATATCCATGACATTGACCACGCAGAGGAGGGGGCATGGACACTCTGGTTAATCCGTAACCCTGCCGTGACCCCGTCAAAGCTTGCCTCTTCGACAATCCCGATGCTGTCAAAAGGGACATGGACTTCAACCGTATCGCCGTTAAAGCTGGGGCTCCAGCCAGGGCTGTCGAGCAGGAGAGGCAGGCCAGGCCAGGTTTTTGGCAATCGGGGTGTTTGACCTTGGGGAATATCGACAACGCCGAGCGCCCCCTTGCCGCATTGGTCATTGGGCTGAAGCACCACCCAATGGCTGTGCCACAGATTGCCGTCATTGGCCCTATTACCGTCGCCATTTTCATCAAACAAGGGGGTGTCATCAAAATCCGGATGGGCGGTCACCGCCAAGGCCAGAATGCCGGCATCCTTCTCAAATCCAACGTCGTAACTATTGATCGAAGTCGGCCAGACATAAGAGAATACGTCGCTGCCCGCCAGTTGACCGGTGGCGGTCGGCGTGCTGGCCCCGGCTTTGCCGGATACCGCCATGTGAAATGTTGCCACCTTTCCTGTGGTGGAGATCTTGGTATGGATGATGTCAAAAGGCGTCAGAACGGCCGCGCTTTCAGCGGACTTAAGGCCATCACTATGGTGATCATGGGCGAGAACGGGGAGCGACACACTCGCTAACAAGGCCACTGCGGCGATGGTTACCGGATCATGCCGCACCCCCTTTCAGGTCGGCAAGGGACGCCCCGAAATTGATATGAAACACCGTATTGTTCACGACCAGAGCCGGTACGGACAGCACTCCGGCCTGTTCAGCGTCCGCGAATTTTGCGGCATCTTGCCCCAAATGAACCACGTGAATGTCAAAACGGCTTCGGTCGAGGGTTTCCAGCAACTGTTGTTCCGCGCTGACACAAACCGGGCAACCGGCATGATAGAAAAATGCTTTCGTCATTATATTCAAGTCTCCTGGATAAGGTTAAGTAGTATTGATTCGATACCAATGTATGTGAGGACTTTACGCTTGTCAATATGGTATTTAGTCGATACTATTGAGATCATGAAAACAAATCGCATTTATCATTATCTGGAACGTATGGGAGAACTGCTCAAGGTCAGCGCCCGTCACGCCGGCGCGGACCACGGGCTGCAGCCGGTTCATCTTGAGGTCTTGCGCTATCTGTCTGTGTGTAATCGATATTCAGATACACCGATGGCGGTGACAGAATACCTGGGGCAGACCAAGGGGACCGTGTCGCAAACCATAAAAATTCTTGAGAAAAAAGAACTCGTCCGCAAGGAAGCGGATCAAAATGACAAACGAATGACGCATTTGAAGGTCACCAAACAAGGCCGTGATTTCATCGACGCAAATCTGCCCACGGATATGTTTGTGACCGCCTGTCAAAATTTGTCAGAGACGCAGCAAGCCGAAATCGATGCCGCGCTTGATTTGCTGCTGACGACGATGATCAGGTCCAATCATATGAAATCTTTCGGGGTGTGCAGTTCTTGTCAGTTCAATCTGAAACGGGGGGAGGGCGCGTATTTTTGCGATCTGGTCAAGGCGCCCTTGACGCGGGATGATACCAAACTTATCTGCAGGGAACATGACGCCGGAGATAGGGACGCTCAAGGAAATCTAAGGAGACTGAAATGACAATGGTTTTGTTGGTTTTAAAGTATGGTGATGATCATGCTCACAGGTGAATGTTTTTGTGGCGCGATCACCTATCAAATTGATGGTAAAGTCCGCGATGCCCGATCCTGTCATTGTTCACGATGTCGCAAGGTATTCAGCGCACAGGCTTCCGCCTACGCTCTGGTTGACAAGAATGAATTTACCTGGCTCACCGGGCAGGAGAAGCTCACCTCCTATATGGGGGAACACGGCTTCGGTTTCCAGTTCTGCACTCACTGTGGCTCGACTTTATGTGGCGTGTATCGGGGGGATATTCATGGCATCACGCTCGGTTGTTTGAATGAGGACCCTGAAATTGAGATCGGTTACCATCTTTATGTCGGGTCCAGAGCCACCTGGGAAGCCCTGCCTGCAAGCGGCAAGTTATATGAGGAAGGCCAAACAGAAAACGAAGTGGCCAAATGACGGGGAGGCATGCGGGCCTTGCCAAGTCCCGACCGCTGTGCTTATCGAGTAGCAACAGTGACGCTGCCGCTTATTATCCGCCGTCACTACCCGATCAAGTCAGGTAATGACGGGGTGGGGGGAAGCTGTGGAGCGGAGTATTTTCACTCTCTATCACTTCTTCAGTCGTACCCCTGTGCCGCCGCCGTTTTCGGGGATGAATTCGATGCCTGCAGTTTCAAGCGCTCCTTTTATGGCTTCGAGGTTCACGGGGCGGGGGGTGCGGGCGCCGCGCTCAAAGTCGGCAATGGTTTTCTTTGCTACATTCGATGCGGCTTCGAGTTCGTCTTGTCTCCAGTCTAGGAGTGAACGTGCCGCACGGCATTGAAGTCTTGAAATCGGCGTCATAAAAGTTACATTTCTAATGTTGTTTTGTGAGATGAAATATGTTACATTTTAAATGTTACTAAAGCAACTCGGCAAGGTGCTACCAACACCCTGCCGAGTCTAACCACACCAACCTGCTTAGGAGGCTGACATGGCTACCTCACGTCTTAGCACAGATGAGCTGTGCTTGTTAATCAACATCTTCCCCATCTCCCCGAAAATCATTAATATCTCTCCCTGTTCTCCCGTTATTGTCTGGCGCTCCTCTTGTGCGGACGGGCTGAAGGGTGAGGAAAGGGGCATCTTATGAAATATTCCCTTGGCCAGCTGCCGGACCCGGTCCGGCGTGATCTCTCACATATTGCCGATATTCTGGTTAAAGAGACCATTGCCCGTCCCGCCACCCAGGATCGGTACATCCCGGGTGACATCCGGCATATCACTCTGCGGGGCGGCCTTGTCGAGGACCACTGGACGCCGGACAGTTATTGGTTTGACGCGGCGTATCACCATACGGCACTGTCCGTCGCCCTGTCCGGCCTGGAAGGGCATTGCGCGGAGCTCCATACCATCGCCGATATTCTGCGCTCGCTCTCCGATCTGACGGCTGGCGTCGCGAGCAGTTGCGAGTTCGCCCTGATGGGGCAGATCTTGCAGGAGCGCACTTTGATGATCGAGGAGGTGCATGGGAAGATGGCTGATCTCGTCAAATAACCCCGCAGGTTCGCTGGTATGAAAACCAAGGGAAAGTCTGCGGAAATTTATATCTTGAAAAATTCATGTAAAACATTAATATTTCGACTCGTGGGTAGTCCGGGGGAGCGAGATATAAATGATATGATATCACGACGGATAAGACGATCAGCAGGTTATCGGCGACGGATCAGGGGCGCGGCGGTGCTGCTTGCGCTGTTTTTCACATTGCATTCTGTCCCGTCTCTGGCGATGGACCCTTCATCGCTTTTGGATAAAAGCCTTAAGGCGTTGCGGCTTTCGGGAGCAACTGTTGCGCCGCAGGATGTGGCGGCGGAGCCGATTGTGTTCATCTACAATGATGCGATCCGCGTGAAATGGCAAAAGGGGATGGCGGAAGGAAGCTTTATCGGCATTGAAGGCAACTATGACTTTGGCGCGCCCTATGGATCTTCGGCCTATGGGCCTGATCCGGAGCAGGGAGGCCGGGTTACCTTTGATGTCAAGGCGGCGCTCGGGTTGGTGCTGACCGAGAAAAGCCGGGTTTATCTTTACACCGGGGCCAGCAATGCCGGACTGCATATCAGCGAAAATCATTATCAGCGCGCCGCGGATTTCTATTTCGGGATCGGATTCGAGATTAATGTGACCGAAGAGATGAAATTACGCGCCGAATATAATCTGACCAATTACGGCAATAACTGGCTGCGCGACGGCTTTACCGAAATTAATCGAGGGCAGGAGGGAGATCAAACGTTCCTGACCCGGATGCTTTGGCTATTTTAATCTGCATATTAAGAAGTGGGAATGACATGCGTTTTTTTTCTTTCCGGAAGTTTATGGTTTTGTTTGCTATTATGGGGGTGGCCAGTTTTTCGGTGGCTGCCGCGTCTTCCGCCCCTGAAGAAGGACCGGCAGGGGAAATTTCCTACGGTCAGAATGCGGCCGCCGGCCACTATGCCGACATTAATGGCATCAAATTCTATTATGAAACATATGGCGACGGCGCGCCGCTTATTCTTATTCATGGCAATGGAGGCAGCATCGCTAGCCTGGCGGCGCAAATCGCCTTCTTTTCCCGGACATATAAAGTCATTGTCGCCGACAGCCGAGGGCATGGCAAATCAGGTCTGGGGGATCAACCCCTGACCTATAGCCAGATGATGGAGGACTGGAACGTCCTTCTGGATTTTCTCAATATTCAACAGGCGTCGATCTTTGGCTGGAGCGACGGCGGAATTCTCGGGCTATTGCTGGCGATCGATCACCCGGATAAAGTGGCTAAAATGGCTATTATGGGGGCGAATCTCAGGCCCGATGACACGGCGGTTCATGGGTGGGTCAAGCCGATTCTGGCTCAGGCGGAGCAGGATGTCGAGGCTCAAATCGCCGGTAAAGATACGTCTCGGAACTGGGCGCTTCAGAAGCAATTGCTGGCTTTGCTGAAAACCCAACCGGATATCAAGGTCGAGAGCCTGCATAAGATTATGGCGCCGGTATTGGTCATGGCGGGGGATCGGGATGTGATCAGGGGGGAACATACGCTTGAAATATTCAACAATATCGAAAAGTCGCAGCTGGCGATTTTGCCGGGCAATACGCATTTTGCGCCGGTTACCGATGCGAAAAAATTCAACGCGATCCTGAATGACTTTTTTGAAACGCCCTTCAGTATGCCGACGACACAGGCGATCATGGAACAACATTGATCTGAGAGGAGGCAGGCGCAGATTCTGGGCGCAGATTCTGGGCGATGTCCCCTCTGAGGCGTTATTTCACTGATGGTAGTCCGTCGATGCTGACCCGGTTCTTCTCCTGGAAATAGTCTTCGATGCCTTTGGGGCCTTTTTTCTCGGCCCATTTGGTCAGGGTCTGCCGTTCCTCGCCGGTCTCGAAGATCGGTACGCCATAACCGCAGGATGTCTGCAAATTGTCAATGGCGATGGTAAAAATTTGGCGGATGCCGGGGGCGTCGTCAAACATCTTCATCAAGTCGGCAAAGCGTGCGCTGCCCGGGGCATGGGATGTGCCGCGCCCGTATATCCGCAAGATCAGGGCGTTGCGGGTATAACTGTTGAACATCACCGTAATGCGCCCGTCGTCAAGCAGATGAGCCGCCGTCTCATTACCGCTGCCGACAAAATCCAGATAGGCGACTTCGGTCGGGGAAGTAATGCGGAAGCAGTCAAGCCCCTTGGGTGACAGGTTAATGCGGCCCTGTTTCGGGGCGGTGGCGACAAAAAACATCTGCTGCGCGGAGATGAAATCAATATGTTTCTGCTCTAGAGCATTAAAAAAATCAGCCATGAAATTTTTATCCTGTAAATTCAAAAAATAATATAAGAGACTTAACCTTCCGTGCCGCCGACCGTCAGGCCATCAACCCGCAAAGTGGGTTGTCCGACGCCGACGGGGACGCTTTGTCCTCCCTTGCCACAGATGCCAACGCCGCTGTCCAGTTCCAGATCGTTGCCGATGGCGGAAACTTTGGTCAGCACATCGGCGCCATTGCCGATCAGGGTCGCGCCCTTGACCGGTGCGCCGATCTTGCCGTTTTTGATCTGATAGGCTTCTGTACAGCTAAACACAAACTTGCCATTGGTGATGTCGACCTGTCCGCCGCCGAAATTAACCGCATAGAGGCCGTCCTTGACCCCGGCGAGAATTTCCGCCGGGTCCTGTTCTCCGGCCCGCATGTAGGTATTGGTCATGCGGGGCATCGGTTGATGGGCGTAGCTCTGACGGCGGCCATTGCCGGTGGCGTCGACGCCCATCAGGCGGGCATTCATCCGGTCCTGCATATAACCAACGAGAATGCCGTCTTCAATCAGGGTGGTGCAATTGGTCGGGGTGCCTTCATCATCAAAGGTCAGGGAGCCGCGCCGGTTGGGCAGGGTGCCGTCATCGACAATGGTCACGCCGGGCGCGGCAATGCGCTTGCCCATCAGGCCGGCGAAAGCCGAGGTGCTCTTGCGGTTGAAATCGCCTTCGAGCCCATGGCCGATGGCTTCATGCAGCAATACGCCGGGCCAGCCGGGGCCGAGCACCACATCCATCTCACCGGCCGGGGCGGCGACGCTGTCCAGATTGACCAATGCCTGACGCAGGGCCTCATTGACCTGCCCCTGCCAGTTTTCCTGGGTGAGCAATTGACTGTATTCATAGCGCCCGCCTGCGCCCTGATAGCCACTTTCCATGCGGTCGCCGTCTTTGACGACGACGCTGACATTCAGCCGGACGAGGGGGCGGATATCGCGCACCCGGTGGCCGCCGGGGCGGATGATTTCCACGGTCTGCCATTCGCCGGTGATCGAACTGCTGACCTGACAGACCTTCGGGTCGCGGTCGCGGGCATAGGCGTCAATTTTTTCCAGCAAACTGATCTTGTCGCGAAAGGCCATGCCGAGCAGGGGATTTTCTTCCGCATAAAGCTTTTCATTGGTGCCTTTGGGATGCAGGGCCAGTGTGCCGCCCGGACCGGTGTTGATTGATGTTACCGTATCACGGGCGCGTTTCAGGGCGTCTTCGCTGAGTTCGGAAGAATGCGCATAGCCGCTGACTTCGCCGAGGACGGCGCGCAGGCCGAATCCCTTGGTGGTGTCATAAGCGGCGCTTTTCAGGCGTCCATCGTCGAAGGAAAAGCTTTCTGACTGGGCATATTGCAGGTAAAGCTCGCCATCGTCCATGGCCCCCAGGGTTTCGTCAACCAGTCTTTGGGTGCGGACAGAATCGAGGGCGTTGTCGGAAAAAAAGTGGGAATCGTCGGAAGTCATAGGGTTTACACCTGCTAAAGGCCTTAAATATTTCAAGGATTGATTTAGAGGCAACTATAAACGACGGGGCTTGGTTTTGGCAAGAAGTGGCTGTAAAATAGGAGAATTGAAAAAATTTCAAGCTCAAAATACCTTGTGAACTAAAGCATTGATCTATGTCAATGCTTACATCTCTAATTGAATTTGATAATAGTTCCTTGAGCTATGTCAAATTTATAGTTATAAAGCTCGAAATGTCGCGTTTTCTCAGGGTGGAACCAGAAAATTCAAACTATATCCGGGTGTGCGGCGGGTTTCTTAATTCATTTTTGGATTTAAGGGGTAAGACGAATATGTCTCTCAATAAGTTATTCAGCGTTGTGACAGCGTTTATCGTCACATTTTTTTCATTCGGGGCTCCGGCTCTTGCAAACGGTACCAATTACGCAGAACCCAAGCAGTTGGGGTTCATGGAACCTGTAACAGAAGTGATGCGTGATATCGTTGGTTTTCATGACCTTCTGTTATGGATGTGTATCATTGTAAGTGTTTTCGTACTGGTTTTAATGATTTATATCTTCATTAAATTCAATGCCAAGGCAAACCCAAATCCCTCCAGCACCACCCATCATACCGGTCTGGAAATTGTCTGGACCACCGTGCCAATCCTGATTCTTCTGGTGATTGCGATCCCGTCCTTCAAACTTCTCTATAAAGAAGATGTGATCCCGCAATCTGACCTGACGATTAAAGCTATCGGCAATCAGTGGTATTGGACTTACGAATATCCCGATCATGACAATATGTCGATTGATGCCTATATCCTGAGCGATGAAGACGCCAAGGCCGCCGGTCACCCGCGCCTGTTGGGAACGGACGCGCATATCGTCGTGCCAGTCAACAAGACTGTACGCATGATCGTTACCGCAAGCGATGTTATCCACGCCTGGGCCATGCCGGCCTTTGGTGTGAAGATTGACGCGGTGCCAGGTAAGTTGAATGAAACCTGGTTTAAAGCAGAAAAAGAAGGCATGTTTTACGGTCAGTGTTCCGAGCTTTGCGGCAAGGATCACGGCTTTATGCCGATCATGGTGAAAGTAGTCTCGCAAGAGGAATACGAGGCCTGGTTGGTTGAAGCCAAAGAAGAATATGCTGAAACTGAAACAGATAATCTGACCCGTGTAGCCGCCGTGCTGCCGGCTCAGCAGTAAGGAGCGTCGTCTGATGAGTAGCGAAGCACACGCAAATCCAACCGGCTGGCGTCGTTGGGTACTATCCACAAACCATAAAGACATCGGGACGATGTATCTGATTTTTGCCATCTTTGCCGGGATTCTCGGTGGGGCCTTTTCCGGCCTGATGCGTGGTGAATTGATGGAACCAGGAATCGAATTCCTCACAGCCTTTACCAATGGCGATGTGGAAGCTGCCAAGCATTTCTTTAATGTTCTGATCACCGGTCACGGTCTTATCATGGTCTTCTTCATGGTGATGCCGGCTTTGATTGGCGGGTTTGGTAACTGGTTCGTGCCGATCATGATCGGGGCGCCGGACATGGCTTTCCCGCGCATGAACAATATCTCCTTCTGGCTGCTGCCGGCGGCGATTGGTCTGCTGATCCTGTCCACCTTCATGGAAGGGGCGACATACCCCGGAGTAGGTGCGGGCTGGACAGTTTATGCGCCATTGTCAACCTCCGGTCACGGTGGTCCGGCCATGGATCTGGCGATCTTCTCGCTGCATATCGCCGGGGCGTCTTCTATTATGGGCGCGATCAACTTCATCTGTACCATCTTCAACATGCGCGCGCCGGGCATGACATTGCATAAAATGCCTTTGTTTGTATGGTCCGTTCTGGTTACTGTCTTCCTGCTGTTGTTGTCTCTGCCGGTTCTGGCGGGCGCCATCACCATGCTGTTGACAGACCGTAACTTCGGCACGCATTTCTTTGATGCCGCCGGTGGTGGTGATCCGATCCTGTATCAGCATCTGTTCTGGTTCTTCGGTCACCCAGAAGTTTATATCTTGATCCTGCCGGGTTTTGGTCTGGTCAGTC
It encodes the following:
- the tldD gene encoding metalloprotease TldD, with the translated sequence MTSDDSHFFSDNALDSVRTQRLVDETLGAMDDGELYLQYAQSESFSFDDGRLKSAAYDTTKGFGLRAVLGEVSGYAHSSELSEDALKRARDTVTSINTGPGGTLALHPKGTNEKLYAEENPLLGMAFRDKISLLEKIDAYARDRDPKVCQVSSSITGEWQTVEIIRPGGHRVRDIRPLVRLNVSVVVKDGDRMESGYQGAGGRYEYSQLLTQENWQGQVNEALRQALVNLDSVAAPAGEMDVVLGPGWPGVLLHEAIGHGLEGDFNRKSTSAFAGLMGKRIAAPGVTIVDDGTLPNRRGSLTFDDEGTPTNCTTLIEDGILVGYMQDRMNARLMGVDATGNGRRQSYAHQPMPRMTNTYMRAGEQDPAEILAGVKDGLYAVNFGGGQVDITNGKFVFSCTEAYQIKNGKIGAPVKGATLIGNGADVLTKVSAIGNDLELDSGVGICGKGGQSVPVGVGQPTLRVDGLTVGGTEG
- the coxB gene encoding cytochrome c oxidase subunit II, translated to MSLNKLFSVVTAFIVTFFSFGAPALANGTNYAEPKQLGFMEPVTEVMRDIVGFHDLLLWMCIIVSVFVLVLMIYIFIKFNAKANPNPSSTTHHTGLEIVWTTVPILILLVIAIPSFKLLYKEDVIPQSDLTIKAIGNQWYWTYEYPDHDNMSIDAYILSDEDAKAAGHPRLLGTDAHIVVPVNKTVRMIVTASDVIHAWAMPAFGVKIDAVPGKLNETWFKAEKEGMFYGQCSELCGKDHGFMPIMVKVVSQEEYEAWLVEAKEEYAETETDNLTRVAAVLPAQQ
- the ctaD gene encoding cytochrome c oxidase subunit I, encoding MSSEAHANPTGWRRWVLSTNHKDIGTMYLIFAIFAGILGGAFSGLMRGELMEPGIEFLTAFTNGDVEAAKHFFNVLITGHGLIMVFFMVMPALIGGFGNWFVPIMIGAPDMAFPRMNNISFWLLPAAIGLLILSTFMEGATYPGVGAGWTVYAPLSTSGHGGPAMDLAIFSLHIAGASSIMGAINFICTIFNMRAPGMTLHKMPLFVWSVLVTVFLLLLSLPVLAGAITMLLTDRNFGTHFFDAAGGGDPILYQHLFWFFGHPEVYILILPGFGLVSHIISTFSRKPIFGYLGMAYAMVAIGVVGFVVWAHHMFTVGMDVDTKAYFTAATMVIAVPTGIKIFSWLATMWGGSIKFETPMLFALGMIFLFTIGGVTGVVLANSGVDTAMHDTYYVVAHFHYTMSMGALFSIFAGWYYWIGKMSGKPYPQFISKLHFWGTFIGVNVIFFPQHFLGLAGMPRRIPDYPDAYAYWNYVSTVGYIITGISTLVFLVGVFMTLRSKERVGDNQWGEGATTLEWTLSSPPPFHQFNELPRIK